One Cryptomeria japonica chromosome 9, Sugi_1.0, whole genome shotgun sequence genomic window carries:
- the LOC131044600 gene encoding pleiotropic drug resistance protein 2 — MARTMGVGDPWAGDKRSSSRAWRSASTGLWTGDDVFSRSSTLRREQDDEEALKWAALEKLPTYDRLRKAILKQVMDNGNVVHEEVDVTRLGINDRHQLIEKILRVTEEDNERFLLKLRDRIDRVGIDLPKIEVRFEHLTVDADVYVGGRALPTLLNFTINTLEGMLSNLHLAPTKKQVLNILHDVSGVIKPSRMTLLLGPPSSGKTTLLLALAGKLDPDLKVSGRVTYNGHELAEFVPQRTSAYISQHDIHNGEMTVRETLDFSGRCQGVGTRYDMLTELSRREKEAGIKPDHDIDVFMKATAMEGQETNLVTDYVLKILGLDICADILVGDEMRRGISGGQKKRVTTGEMLVGPAKALFMDEISTGLDSSTTYQIVKCLRQSVHVMDGTMVISLLQPAPETYELFDDIILLSEGQIVYQGPRESVLEFFEFMGFKCPSRKGVADFLQEVTSRKDQAQYWTNRNQPYRYVPVNEFAESYNSFHVGQQLADELAVPFDKTRSHPAALVTEKYGLTNKELFKACFSREWLLMKRNSFVYVFKTTQISIMAFITMTVFLRTEMHHKTIADGNLYLGALFFGLVNVMFNGMAEMAMTIVRLPVFYKQRDLLFYPAWAFSLPIWVLRIPLSFLESGIWIVLTYYVVGFAPSASRFFRQFLALFWAHQMSLSLFRFISSVGRTMVISNTFGSFALLVVFVLGGFVISKDSVPNWWIWGYWTSPMMYGQNAIAINEYLDDRWNRPNTDSTIDEPTIGKAVLKSRGMFTQGSFYWIAIAALVAFSVLFNILFTLALEYLNPIGKPQATISEEALEEKHANRTGEELSSRGRTKSKTSGLSSHSLGASAEGIDMAVRRSSISSGGHSDRIEANIDASGVAPKRGMVLPFQPLSLAFDHVNYYVDMPAEMKNQGIPEDRLQLLRNVSGAFRPGVLTALVGVSGAGKTTLMDVLAGRKTGGYIEGTITISGYPKRQETFARVAGYCEQNDIHSPFVTVHESLIYSAWLRLPGEVDAETWNMFVEEVMELVELSPLRHALVGLPGVDGLSTEQRKRLTIAVELVANPSIIFMDEPTSGLDARAAAIVMRTVRNTVDTGRTVVCTIHQPSIDIFEAFDELLLMKRGGQVIYAGSLGRQSHKLVEYFEAIPGVSKITEGYNPATWMLEVSSPSAEVQLGIDFAEVYAGSSLYQRNQALIKELNTPAPGSMDLHFSTQYSQTFFVQCIACLWKQHWSYWRNPPYNVVRIFFTIVSALMFGSIFWKLGRKTQKQQDVNNILGALYAATIFLGVSNSSSVQPIVAVERTVFYREKAAGMYSAIPYAIAQVAIEIPYVMAQTVLYCLIVYSMVDFFWTAAKFFWFMFFMFMCLLYFTLYGMMTVALTPGAQFASIVSSFFYGFWNIFSGFLISRPQIPVWWRWYYWANPIAWTLYGLIVSQLGDLTTPVIVPGDSVQKSLKQYLDDSFGFKHDFLGVVATVHIGIVVMFIAVFAFGIKYLNFQRR; from the exons ATGGCAAGGACAATGGGGGTTGGCGATCCATGGGCAGGAGACAAGAGGTCTTCTAGCAGAGCGTGGAGATCTGCTAGCACTGGATTGTGGACTGGTGATGATGTTTTTAGCAGGAGCTCCACTTTGAGGAGAGAGCAGGATGATGAAGAGGCCCTCAAATGGGCTGCCCTTGAGAAGTTACCTACTTATGATAGACTGAGGAAGGCTATTCTCAAGCAGGTCATGGACAATGGGAATGTTGTTCATGAAGAGGTAGATGTCACAAGGCTGGGGATTAATGATAGGCATCAGTTGATTGAGAAGATTTTACGAGTAACGGAAGAAGATAATGAACGCTTCTTACTGAAGCTTCGCGACAGAATTGACAG GGTGGGCATTGATCTGCCTAAGATCGAAGTGCGATTTGAGCATTTGACAGTGGATGCAGATGTATATGTGGGAGGTAGGGCACTTCCGACATTGCTCAACTTTACTATCAACACTTTGGAG GGTATGCTCAGCAACCTTCACCTTGCCCCAACAAAGAAACAAGTCTTGAACATACTTCATGATGTCAGTGGTGTAATCAAACCTTCTAG AATGACTCTGCTTCTTGGGCCTCCGAGCTCTGGAAAGACGACTTTGCTGTTGGCTCTTGCTGGGAAGCTCGATCCTGATCTCAAA GTCTCTGGTAGAGTGACCTACAATGGTCATGAATTAGCCGAGTTTGTACCTCAAAGAACATCAGCTTATATTAGTCAGCATGATATTCACAATGGAGAGATGACTGTTAGAGAGACTTTGGATTTTTCTGGCCGTTGCCAAGGAGTTGGTACCAGATACG ATATGCTTACTGAGCTCTCAAGGAGGGAAAAGGAAGCAGGAATTAAGCCAGACCATGATATTGATGTTTTCATGAAG GCTACAGCCATGGAAGGTCAAGAAACAAATCTGGTCACAGATTACGTCCTTAAG ATTCTCGGCTTAGACATCTGTGCAGATATTCTAGTCGGTGATGAAATGCGAAGAGGAATTTCAGGAGGTCAGAAGAAACGAGTCACAACTG GGGAGATGTTGGTTGGACCTGCCAAAGCTCTGTTCATGGATGAAATATCCACTGGATTGGACAGCTCAACAACTTACCAAATTGTGAAGTGTCTACGCCAATCTGTTCATGTGATGGATGGAACTATGGTCATTTCTCTGCTACAACCTGCCCCAGAGACATATGAACTGTTTGATGATATAATTCTTCTCTCAGAAGGACAAATTGTTTATCAAGGACCGCGGGAAAGTGTTCTTGAGTTTTTTGAGTTCATGGGCTTCAAGTGTCCTTCAAGAAAGGGTGTTGCAGACTTTCTGCAAGAG GTGACATCGAGGAAAGATCAGGCACAATATTGGACAAACAGAAATCAGCCATATCGCTATGTTCCAGTCAACGAATTTGCAGAATCTTACAATTCTTTTCATGTAGGCCAACAACTTGCAGATGAGTTAGCAGTTCCATTTGATAAGACGCGAAGTCATCCAGCAGCTTTGGTCACCGAAAAGTATGGGCTCACTAACAAGGAGCTATTCAAAGCATGCTTCTCTAGGGAATGGCTACTGATGAAACGAAACAGCTTTGTTTATGTGTTCAAGACTACCCAAATATCAATCATGGCATTCATCACCATGACGGTATTCTTGCGGACAGAGATGCATCACAAAACAATTGCAGATGGAAACTTGTACCTTGGTGCCCTTTTCTTTGGTCTTGTTAATGTGATGTTCAATGGAATGGCTGAGATGGCTATGACAATTGTCAGGCTTCCAGTGTTCTACAAGCAAAGAGACTTGCTATTCTACCCTGCATGGGCATTTTCCTTGCCTATTTGGGTTCTGAGAATACCATTGTCTTTCCTTGAATCTGGAATATGGATAGTATTGACATATTATGTGGTAGGTTTCGCTCCATCAGCAAGCAG GTTTTTCCGACAGTTCCTGGCTCTTTTCTGGGCACATCAGATGTCCTTGTCACTTTTCCGTTTCATTTCATCAGTGGGGCGGACAATGGTTATTTCAAATACATTTGGATCTTTTGCACTGCTGGTGGTTTTTGTCTTGGGAGGATTCGTCATTTCAAAAG ATTCTGTCCCTAACTGGTGGATATGGGGATACTGGACTTCTCCTATGATGTACGGTCAGAATGCAATAGCCATCAATGAGTATCTCGATGATCGATGGAATAGG CCCAACACTGATAGCACAATAGATGAACCCACCATTGGTAAAGCAGTTCTAAAGAGCAGAGGCATGTTTACCCAAGGTTCTTTTTACTGGATCGCCATTGCAGCTCTAGTCGCCTTTTCAGTGTTGTTCAACATTCTCTTCACATTGGCTTTGGAGTACCTAAATC CTATTGGAAAACCTCAAGCCACCATTTCTGAGGAGGCTCTTGAAGAGAAACATGCCAATCGTACAGGTGAAGAGTTATCATCTAGAGGAAGGACAAAATCCAAAACTTCAGGCTTATCATCTCATTCATTGGGTGCATCAGCCGAAG GTATTGACATGGCAGTGAGGCGGTCTAGCATCTCCTCAGGTGGACACTCTGACCGAATCGAAGCTAACATCGATGCCAGTGGTGTGGCTCCTAAGAGAGGGATGGTATTACCATTTCAACCTCTATCACTTGCATTTGATCACGTCAACTACTATGTTGACATGCCTGCG GAAATGAAGAACCAAGGTATTCCAGAAGACAGGCTTCAATTGTTACGGAATGTCAGTGGTGCTTTTCGACCTGGTGTCCTCACAGCTCTAGTTGGTGTCAGTGGTGCTGGCAAAACGACCTTAATGGATGTTCTTGCAGGAAGAAAGACTGGAGGCTACATTGAAGGAACCATCACTATATCTGGATATCCCAAACGACAAGAAACCTTTGCTCGCGTTGCAGGTTATTGTGAGCAGAATGATATCCATTCCCCTTTTGTGACAGTTCATGAATCTCTTATCTATTCAGCATGGCTTCGTCTACCTGGAGAAGTTGATGCAGAAACATGGAAT ATGTTTGTAGAGGAAGTAATGGAACTTGTTGAGCTGTCACCTCTAAGACATGCTCTTGTTGGTCTCCCTGGAGTGGATGGCCTCTCAACAGAGCAGCGTAAAAGGCTTACTATAGCTGTTGAACTGGTTGCAAACCCCTCCATTATTTTCATGGATGAGCCAACATCAGGGCTCGATGCTCGAGCTGCAGCTATTGTCATGAGGACTGTTCGCAACACTGTTGACACAGGGCGTACTGTTGTCTGCACTATTCACCAACCTAGCATTGACATTTTTGAAGCGTTTGATGAG CTTCTGCTGATGAAAAGGGGAGGACAAGTCATATATGCAGGGTCACTTGGGCGTCAGTCTCACAAGCTGGTTGAATATTTTGAA GCAATTCCAGGAGTGTCCAAGATTACTGAGGGTTACAATCCGGCAACTTGGATGCTTGAAGTTAGCTCTCCTAGTGCAGAAGTGCAACTTGGCATAGACTTTGCAGAAGTCTATGCAGGATCCTCTCTTTACCA GCGGAACCAGGCACTTATCAAAGAGCTGAACACGCCTGCGCCTGGCTCTATGGACCTCCACTTTTCCACCCAATATTCTCAGaccttctttgttcaatgcatagCTTGCCTTTGGAAGCAACATTGGTCTTACTGGAGGAACCCACCATATAATGTTGTCCGCATTTTTTTCACTATTGTCTCAGCCCTTATGTTTGGAAGTATATTCTGGAAACTTGGAAGGAAAAC ACAGAAACAACAAGATGTGAACAATATCCTTGGAGCCCTATATGCTGCAACAATTTTCCTTGGAGTTAGCAATTCTTCATCTGTTCAACCCATTGTTGCTGTAGAGCGAACCGTGTTCTATCGTGAAAAGGCAGCTGGCATGTACTCAGCTATTCCTTATGCAATAGCCCAG GTTGCCATCGAGATCCCATATGTGATGGCCCAAACAGTCCTGTACTGTTTAATTGTTTATTCCATGGTTGACTTCTTCTGGACAGCAGCTAAATTTTTCTGGTTtatgtttttcatgttcatgtgccTACTATATTTCACTTTATATGGGATGATGACTGTAGCCCTAACTCCCGGTGCCCAGTTTGCTTCCATTGTTTCCTCATTCTTCTATGGATTCTGGAATATCTTCTCTGGATTTCTCATTAGTCGACCA CAAATACCTGTGTGGTGGAGGTGGTACTACTGGGCAAATCCTATTGCATGGACACTATATGGTCTCATTGTTTCCCAACTTGGAGATCTGACCACTCCTGTAATTGTCCCTGGTGACTCTGTTCAAAAGAGTTTGAAACAATATCTGGACGATTCTTTTGGATTTAAGCATGATTTCTTGGGTGTGGTGGCAACGGTCCATATAGGGATAGTTGTCATGTTTATAGCAGTATTTGCCTTTGGTATCAAGTATCTTAATTTCCAGAGGCGCTGA